In one window of Photorhabdus laumondii subsp. laumondii DNA:
- a CDS encoding PAAR domain-containing protein — translation MKNVIRQGDSLREYGGTVLSGHYLCFGQPIACKGDPVQCHRHGMTTIAQGSAACLIDGQPVALHGHRCECGCTLVSSFPDYQVTS, via the coding sequence ATGAAAAACGTAATCCGTCAGGGTGATAGCCTGCGCGAATATGGCGGTACGGTATTGTCGGGCCACTATCTTTGTTTCGGACAACCCATTGCTTGCAAGGGTGATCCTGTTCAGTGTCACCGTCATGGCATGACTACCATTGCTCAAGGGAGTGCGGCCTGCCTGATAGACGGCCAGCCGGTGGCGTTGCATGGTCATCGTTGTGAATGTGGTTGTACGTTAGTCAGCTCTTTTCCCGATTATCAGGTGACGTCATGA